TCCGCTTCTGACAAGGGCGCATGGAGCTCGGCGCCGGGGGTTCCGGCCACGCAGTGCACCGGCCAGGAGTCGACGAAGTCGGGGGTGTCGGAGAAGTGGCTGCCCGGATCGATGTGGTGGTCACGGGTGGCCACCACATGGTCGTAGCGGTGCGGCACGGCCAGCAGCTTGCCGAGTCGGCTCGCGACACCGGCACCGCCGACCACGGCCAGTGAGCCGCCCTCGCAGAAGTCGTTCTGCACGTCGACAACGATCAACGCCTTGATCATGACGGCCTCCTCAGGTAGGGGCTCTCCAGGGTGCGTCCGGCCTCGTCCAGCAGCAGGGTGGGCAGCGACGGCTCGCCCTTGCTCATCTTCGATGCCGACAGTGGCAGCTCGGCGCGGACCTGCTGATGGCGCTCCCGGGCGGCCTCCAGCGGCTCCCGGTAGACCACCTTGCCCTTGCTCATCAGCGGCACCAGCAGCGGACGATCGTTGCCGTCGTCGACCGGGGGAGTACCGATCCCGATCACCTCGGCCTGGGCCCGACCGTCCGGGCCGAGCCGGCGCAGCGCGTACTTGCGGCCACCCACTGTGGCCTTCTCCGGGCTGCGCTTGGCGACCGGGATCAGCGGGGCGTCCTTGGCATCGCTCTCGGCCCGGGCCACCAGCTTGTAGATGAAGCCACAGGTCGGTGCGCCGGAGCCGGTGACCAAGGAGGTGCCCACCCCGTAGCCGTCCACCGGAGCGCTGCGCAGCGCGGCGATCTGGTACTCGTCCAGATCGGAGGTGACGATGATCTTGGTCTTGGTGGCGCCCAGCGAGTCGAGCAGTGCGCGCACCTGGGTGGCCAGCTCGGCCAGGTCGCCGGAGTCCAGCCGGATGGCGCCCAGCTTGCCCTTGCTCAGCCGGACGCCGGTGCGCACCGCCTCTTCGATGTCGTAGGTGTCGACCAGCAGCGTGGTGGACTTCCCCAAGGTCTTCAGCTGGGCCTTGAACGCCTCTTCCTCGGTGTCGTGCAGCAGGGTGAACGAGTGAGCCGCCGTGCCGGTGGTGGGGATCCCGTAGCTGCGTCCGGCCTCGAGGTTGGACGTGGCCTGGAAGCCGGCCAGATAGGCGGCCCGGGCCGCCGATACTGCCGCGTACTCATTGGTCCGGCGCGAGCCCATCTCGATGCAGGGCCGATCGCCGGCCATGGCCGTCATCCGGGACGCCGCCGAGGCCACTGCGCAGTCGTAGTTGTAGATGCTCAGCAGCAGCGTCTCCAGCA
The nucleotide sequence above comes from Propionicimonas paludicola. Encoded proteins:
- a CDS encoding nicotinate phosphoribosyltransferase — protein: MTLLTSPSGALPSTALLTDHYELTMVRAAMRSKTAGRASVFELFARRLPEGRRYGVVAGVARALEAIQAFRFDESALNFLLEENVIDTDLADWLSRYKFRGDVWGYPEGEVYFPGSPLLVVEGSFAEAVLLETLLLSIYNYDCAVASAASRMTAMAGDRPCIEMGSRRTNEYAAVSAARAAYLAGFQATSNLEAGRSYGIPTTGTAAHSFTLLHDTEEEAFKAQLKTLGKSTTLLVDTYDIEEAVRTGVRLSKGKLGAIRLDSGDLAELATQVRALLDSLGATKTKIIVTSDLDEYQIAALRSAPVDGYGVGTSLVTGSGAPTCGFIYKLVARAESDAKDAPLIPVAKRSPEKATVGGRKYALRRLGPDGRAQAEVIGIGTPPVDDGNDRPLLVPLMSKGKVVYREPLEAARERHQQVRAELPLSASKMSKGEPSLPTLLLDEAGRTLESPYLRRPS